A stretch of Roseovarius sp. M141 DNA encodes these proteins:
- a CDS encoding F0F1 ATP synthase subunit delta: MSEPASISSGIAERYATAIFEIAQDSKHLPKLETGVDALAEALNVSSDLRGVISSPVISRDEQGKAIAAVAKHLKLTPELSRGLSLMAQKRRLFALPQLIAQLRAKIADEKGEVQADVTSAKALTKTQADKLAKTLKANIGKDVKIHATVDESLVGGLIVKVGSKMIDTSIRSKLASLQNSMKEVG; this comes from the coding sequence GTGTCCGAACCAGCTTCGATTTCCTCGGGTATCGCCGAACGCTATGCGACCGCGATCTTCGAGATAGCCCAAGATAGCAAACACCTGCCCAAGCTGGAGACCGGTGTTGACGCCCTGGCCGAAGCGCTGAACGTCAGCAGTGACCTGCGCGGCGTTATCTCCAGCCCGGTTATCAGCCGGGACGAGCAGGGCAAAGCCATTGCCGCAGTCGCGAAACACCTCAAGCTGACGCCGGAATTGTCGCGCGGCCTGAGCCTGATGGCGCAAAAACGTCGTCTGTTCGCGCTGCCGCAGCTGATTGCACAGCTGCGCGCCAAGATCGCCGATGAAAAGGGCGAAGTGCAGGCCGATGTCACCAGCGCCAAGGCGTTGACCAAGACGCAGGCCGACAAGCTGGCCAAGACGCTGAAGGCCAACATTGGCAAGGACGTCAAGATTCACGCGACCGTTGACGAGAGCCTTGTTGGCGGTCTTATCGTAAAGGTGGGCTCGAAGATGATCGATACGTCGATCCGCTCCAAGCTTGCATCGCTCCAGAATTCAATGAAAGAGGTCGGATAA
- a CDS encoding class I SAM-dependent methyltransferase: MHVDVQELRNFYYRSTLGRAVQKTVRAEIARVWPEAKGQTVVGFGFAVPFLRPYLTDARRVIALMPGPQGVMAWPQHMPNISVLCEETLWPIETGHVDKLLVMHGLEASERPADLLNECWRALGPGGSALFVVPNRAGLWSRSDRTPFGSGRPYSQTQLETLLKSHSFLPERHMTTLYQPPSPLRFWRKTAGMWERLGGNLSVIVSGGVLMVEATKRVQAPRGPGLRASVRKPLEALSPRPKPVAGRA; the protein is encoded by the coding sequence ATGCATGTTGATGTGCAGGAATTACGGAATTTTTATTACCGCAGCACGCTGGGCCGTGCGGTGCAGAAAACCGTGCGCGCCGAGATCGCCCGCGTCTGGCCCGAGGCCAAGGGGCAGACCGTCGTCGGCTTTGGCTTTGCGGTGCCTTTTCTGCGGCCTTACCTGACCGATGCGCGGCGGGTCATCGCGCTGATGCCTGGACCGCAGGGAGTGATGGCCTGGCCACAGCATATGCCCAATATTTCCGTCCTGTGCGAGGAAACGCTGTGGCCCATCGAGACGGGCCATGTCGACAAATTGCTGGTCATGCACGGGCTGGAAGCCAGCGAGCGACCTGCCGATCTGCTGAATGAATGTTGGCGCGCGCTGGGGCCGGGGGGGTCGGCGCTGTTCGTGGTGCCCAACCGGGCCGGGCTGTGGTCGCGCAGCGACCGCACCCCGTTCGGATCGGGGCGGCCCTATAGCCAGACCCAGCTGGAGACGCTGCTGAAATCGCACAGCTTCCTGCCCGAGCGGCACATGACCACGCTGTATCAACCGCCCAGCCCCCTTCGTTTCTGGCGCAAGACCGCCGGAATGTGGGAACGGCTGGGCGGCAACCTGTCGGTGATCGTGTCGGGCGGCGTGCTGATGGTCGAGGCCACCAAACGCGTGCAGGCCCCGCGCGGCCCCGGCCTGCGCGCCAGCGTGCGCAAGCCACTTGAGGCGCTCAGCCCCCGCCCCAAGCCGGTGGCGGGACGGGCGTGA
- the gloB gene encoding hydroxyacylglutathione hydrolase — MPFEILTIPCLSDNYAFLAHDAGSGATLCVDVPEAGPILRALTQKGWTLSHVLLTHHHADHVQGLGDLLAAHPATVIGAAADAHRLPSLDSAVAEGDTLQIGDQTGHVIDVPGHTIGHIAVHFPTSHAVFTADSLMALGCGRLFEGTPDQMWQSLSKLMEMPPETMIYSGHEYTMANAKFALTVDPGNSALISRSDAISAARDQGRATIPSTMAEELATNPFLRASDPAIRARLGLQDASDAAVFAEIRKRKDHF, encoded by the coding sequence ATGCCATTCGAAATCCTGACGATCCCGTGCCTGTCGGATAATTACGCCTTTCTTGCGCATGACGCGGGCAGCGGCGCAACGCTGTGCGTCGATGTGCCCGAGGCGGGACCGATCCTGCGGGCGCTGACGCAAAAGGGCTGGACGCTCAGCCATGTTCTGCTGACGCATCACCATGCGGACCATGTTCAGGGCCTCGGCGATCTGCTGGCCGCGCATCCCGCCACCGTCATCGGTGCGGCTGCCGACGCGCACCGCCTGCCAAGCCTCGACAGCGCAGTGGCCGAAGGCGACACCCTCCAGATCGGCGATCAGACCGGCCATGTCATCGACGTACCCGGCCATACCATCGGCCACATCGCCGTGCATTTCCCGACCAGCCACGCCGTTTTCACCGCCGACAGCCTGATGGCGCTTGGATGCGGGCGCCTGTTCGAGGGCACCCCTGACCAAATGTGGCAATCGCTGAGCAAGCTGATGGAGATGCCACCCGAAACCATGATTTATTCGGGCCACGAATATACCATGGCCAACGCGAAATTCGCATTGACCGTTGATCCCGGCAATTCCGCGCTTATATCTCGATCAGACGCAATCAGCGCGGCCCGCGATCAAGGTCGCGCCACCATCCCCTCCACCATGGCCGAGGAATTGGCCACCAACCCTTTTCTGCGCGCCTCAGATCCCGCCATCCGGGCGCGTCTGGGATTGCAGGACGCCTCCGACGCCGCCGTCTTTGCCGAAATCCGCAAGCGCAAAGACCATTTTTGA